A stretch of Campylobacter volucris DNA encodes these proteins:
- a CDS encoding response regulator transcription factor, which produces MPNKILLLEDDLSLNEIIKDALEEENFKVFCVYDAQEALDKAYEENFDLWIFDVKVPKGNGFDVLKQLRQSSKNTPAIFLTSLSMLDNVKEGFLAGCDDYIKKPFDIDELILRIKNILKRQFNYQNDDIILLNNEKNIYFNLIDKTLYENNRIVNLTNKEKDLLALLLKHRPNFVNLDVIFKEIWNFDEEPIIMSLRVYIKNLRKILGKESIINQRNIGYALKI; this is translated from the coding sequence ATGCCTAATAAAATTTTACTTTTAGAAGATGATTTGAGTTTAAATGAAATCATCAAAGATGCTTTAGAAGAAGAAAATTTTAAAGTCTTTTGTGTATATGATGCACAAGAGGCTTTAGATAAAGCTTATGAAGAAAATTTTGATCTTTGGATATTTGATGTTAAAGTTCCAAAAGGAAATGGTTTTGATGTTTTAAAGCAACTAAGACAAAGTTCTAAAAATACACCTGCCATTTTTCTCACATCATTGTCTATGCTTGATAATGTCAAAGAAGGGTTTTTGGCAGGTTGTGATGATTATATCAAAAAGCCTTTTGATATAGATGAGTTGATTTTAAGAATTAAAAATATACTAAAAAGACAATTTAATTATCAAAATGATGACATCATTTTACTTAACAATGAAAAAAATATATATTTTAACTTAATAGACAAAACTTTATATGAAAACAATCGCATTGTAAATCTTACCAACAAAGAAAAAGATCTTTTAGCCTTACTTTTAAAACACAGACCTAATTTTGTAAATTTAGATGTGATTTTTAAAGAAATTTGGAATTTTGATGAAGAGCCTATCATCATGAGTCTTAGAGTATATATCAAAAATCTAAGAAAAATACTAGGAAAAGAAAGCATTATTAACCAAAGAAACATAGGCTATGCTTTAAAAATTTAG
- a CDS encoding DUF1104 domain-containing protein: MKKFVGLLLASSLSISLAFGADFSKKSDEEILNLAKSVKSEDQADLIIEAKKRMNEMKYKDAINFHSKFQTNLHENISKLSPKERQQRKAIVQKDMMELTDKMSGKEIRELNLHHKKSSSYNHKNSNHDHCSMK, translated from the coding sequence ATGAAAAAATTTGTAGGATTATTATTAGCTAGTTCTTTATCTATAAGCTTAGCATTTGGAGCTGATTTTTCTAAAAAAAGCGATGAAGAAATTTTAAATTTAGCAAAAAGTGTTAAAAGCGAAGATCAAGCAGATTTGATCATTGAAGCTAAAAAAAGAATGAATGAAATGAAATACAAAGATGCTATAAATTTTCATAGTAAATTTCAAACCAATCTTCACGAAAACATTTCAAAACTTTCACCAAAAGAAAGACAACAAAGAAAAGCTATAGTTCAAAAAGATATGATGGAATTAACCGATAAAATGAGTGGTAAAGAAATCAGAGAATTAAATTTACACCATAAAAAATCATCATCTTATAATCATAAAAATTCAAACCACGATCATTGCTCAATGAAATAA
- a CDS encoding SIMPL domain-containing protein, with the protein MKSFFKGLGLGLLCLVLFILGVVFNTEFLGLKNQNFNTLQFTRDIKVYDEIVPNIYRANLTFSSSNELSQKSSINQENKTLIANTFKELSARIAKENFCKGGSYNLEPNYTYNQEEKKINGYNLYSNFTCSISKEKIKDYEILSKDLENIVANNPLIILQNQALQASFDEKTLDENKEKLYDLALKKAYEKNDYYSKTLSKICSIKNINFDTNQARLMSADVAYDNLVLPIMQNEKQELKAKVIFECK; encoded by the coding sequence ATGAAAAGTTTTTTTAAAGGACTTGGTCTTGGGCTGCTATGCTTGGTGCTTTTTATATTAGGAGTGGTATTTAATACTGAATTTTTAGGCTTGAAAAATCAAAATTTCAATACTTTACAATTTACAAGAGATATCAAAGTGTATGATGAAATCGTGCCTAATATTTATAGAGCAAATTTAACCTTTAGTTCAAGCAATGAATTAAGCCAAAAAAGCTCTATTAATCAAGAAAATAAAACTCTCATTGCAAATACTTTTAAAGAACTTAGTGCCCGTATAGCTAAAGAAAATTTTTGCAAAGGTGGAAGCTATAACCTAGAGCCAAATTACACTTACAATCAAGAAGAAAAAAAGATAAATGGTTATAATTTATACTCTAATTTTACATGCAGTATCTCTAAAGAAAAAATCAAAGATTATGAAATTCTTAGCAAAGATTTAGAAAATATTGTTGCTAATAATCCTTTAATAATTTTGCAAAATCAAGCCTTGCAAGCTAGTTTTGATGAAAAAACTTTAGATGAAAATAAAGAAAAATTATACGATTTAGCTCTTAAAAAAGCCTATGAAAAAAATGATTATTATTCTAAAACCTTATCTAAAATATGTTCTATAAAAAATATCAATTTTGATACAAACCAAGCAAGATTAATGAGTGCGGATGTAGCTTATGATAATTTAGTTTTACCTATAATGCAAAATGAAAAACAAGAATTAAAAGCCAAAGTTATTTTTGAGTGCAAATAA
- the mutY gene encoding A/G-specific adenine glycosylase: MEQIHQSILKWYENNGRKALPWRTLHEKFKIHASKEHLDKLKNIHPAYGVYISEIMLQQTQVKSVLQNYYFQFLNQFDSLVKLANASEDEVLKVWQGLGYYTRARNLHKSAKICVKEFNSMLPSNVQDLQKLPGIGAYSAGAIACFGFLQNEAFVDANIKRVLSRFYKLENASLKLLFQKAKEFLNHSNSFEHNQALLDIGALVCLPKNAKCQICPLFEFCGAKFDYEKYTIKKKIAYENLDLSLYVVLKNNQFILQKSKQKLYFNMYNFLELKNHKNAIYIGKFKHSYTKYKITAKVFFVQDDSFEIKDEELFTYEQLSNLALSKLALKTLEIYKKYIHAL, from the coding sequence ATGGAACAAATTCATCAAAGCATTTTAAAATGGTATGAAAATAATGGAAGAAAAGCTCTTCCATGGAGAACTTTGCATGAAAAATTTAAAATTCATGCTAGCAAAGAGCATTTAGATAAATTAAAAAATATCCACCCTGCTTATGGAGTATATATAAGCGAGATAATGCTTCAGCAAACTCAGGTTAAAAGTGTTTTGCAAAATTATTATTTTCAATTTTTAAATCAATTTGATTCTTTAGTAAAACTAGCTAATGCAAGTGAAGATGAGGTTTTAAAAGTTTGGCAAGGTTTAGGGTATTATACAAGGGCTAGAAATTTACACAAAAGTGCAAAAATTTGTGTTAAAGAATTTAATTCTATGTTGCCTAGCAATGTGCAAGATTTACAAAAACTTCCCGGGATTGGCGCATATAGTGCTGGAGCGATTGCTTGTTTTGGTTTTTTGCAAAATGAAGCTTTTGTGGATGCAAATATCAAAAGGGTATTGAGTAGATTTTATAAGCTAGAAAATGCTTCTTTAAAGCTTTTGTTTCAAAAGGCTAAAGAATTTTTAAATCATTCTAATTCTTTTGAGCATAATCAAGCTTTACTAGACATAGGAGCATTAGTGTGTTTGCCAAAGAATGCAAAATGTCAAATATGCCCTTTGTTTGAATTTTGTGGGGCAAAATTTGATTATGAAAAATACACTATAAAGAAAAAAATAGCTTATGAAAATTTGGATTTATCTTTATATGTGGTATTGAAGAACAATCAATTTATCCTTCAAAAAAGCAAACAAAAGCTGTATTTTAATATGTATAATTTTTTAGAGCTTAAAAATCACAAAAATGCTATTTATATAGGCAAATTCAAGCATTCTTATACTAAATACAAAATCACAGCAAAGGTGTTTTTTGTGCAAGATGATTCTTTTGAAATTAAAGATGAAGAACTTTTTACTTATGAACAATTGTCTAATTTAGCATTGTCAAAATTAGCTTTAAAAACTTTAGAAATTTATAAAAAGTATATACATGCGCTTTGA
- the ung gene encoding uracil-DNA glycosylase translates to MVKNLQIDINKININEDWKEFLKDEFLKPYFANIKYNYIQALQRNEIIYPPSNLIFNAFNLTPLKDLKIILLGQDPYHGKDQAMGLSFSVPFGVKTPPSLINIYKELFNDLNIPIANHGNLSKWAKQGILLLNSILSVQANKPASHANFGWQEFSDNIILKLSKERQNLIFLLWGNYAKSKKNLIDQSKHFVLEAAHPSPLARGAFFGSKHFSKSNEILKKLGKTPIDWDLNL, encoded by the coding sequence ATGGTAAAAAATTTACAAATTGACATCAACAAAATCAATATCAATGAAGATTGGAAAGAATTTTTAAAAGATGAGTTTTTAAAACCTTATTTTGCAAATATAAAATACAACTATATCCAAGCTTTACAAAGAAATGAAATCATATATCCGCCAAGCAATTTAATTTTTAATGCTTTTAATTTAACTCCTTTGAAAGATTTAAAAATCATTCTTTTAGGGCAAGATCCTTACCATGGAAAAGATCAAGCCATGGGGCTTAGTTTTAGTGTGCCATTTGGAGTAAAAACCCCACCTTCTTTAATAAATATCTATAAAGAACTTTTTAATGATTTAAACATACCCATAGCAAATCATGGAAATTTAAGCAAATGGGCAAAACAAGGAATTTTACTTTTAAACTCTATACTAAGTGTTCAAGCTAACAAACCTGCCTCTCATGCAAATTTTGGTTGGCAAGAATTTAGCGATAATATCATCTTAAAACTTAGTAAAGAAAGACAAAATTTAATATTTTTGCTTTGGGGAAATTACGCAAAAAGTAAAAAAAATCTCATAGATCAAAGCAAACATTTTGTATTAGAAGCAGCTCATCCTTCTCCTTTAGCAAGAGGTGCTTTTTTTGGTTCTAAGCATTTTTCAAAGTCAAATGAAATTTTGAAAAAACTTGGCAAAACGCCTATTGATTGGGATTTAAACCTTTAA
- a CDS encoding zf-TFIIB domain-containing protein has translation MNCPACENTALLMSERNGVEIDYCPKCRGVWLDRGELDKIIERNSSQAPSQSQSYSQPNYNNQAHYNHHNNGYKYKKKESWLGELFDF, from the coding sequence ATGAATTGCCCAGCTTGTGAAAATACAGCTTTATTAATGAGCGAAAGAAATGGAGTTGAAATTGATTATTGTCCAAAATGCCGTGGTGTTTGGCTTGATCGTGGTGAACTTGATAAAATCATAGAAAGAAATAGCTCTCAAGCTCCATCTCAAAGCCAATCTTACAGCCAACCAAATTACAACAACCAAGCACATTATAACCATCATAACAATGGCTATAAATACAAGAAAAAAGAAAGTTGGCTTGGAGAATTATTTGACTTTTAA
- a CDS encoding radical SAM/SPASM domain-containing protein: MRFEKIYIELSDVCGLKCDFCPSKKGQRKSMELEKFEHICKSVQGMAKLYTFHVLGDPLMHKNLQAYLDIALKYKMQIELTTSGFYFDDKNINMLLNTKNIHQINISLGAFLAQNKISLDRYFENILKLIFLHQQEQKSFFINLRLWNLDKNFQAPMQNHIIYEFLQKYFGVKIQTRKEKNRLARYIILHQARLFKWPSLKDKIIRANGTCYALNKQIAILSDGNLVPCCLDVKADIKLGNCFEQDFKTLLHSSLYLDLKENFKQGILKAELCKRCSFLQTKNFD; the protein is encoded by the coding sequence ATGCGCTTTGAAAAAATTTATATAGAATTAAGTGATGTTTGTGGTTTAAAATGTGATTTTTGTCCAAGCAAAAAAGGGCAAAGAAAAAGCATGGAGCTTGAAAAATTTGAACATATATGCAAAAGTGTGCAAGGTATGGCGAAATTATATACTTTTCATGTTTTAGGTGATCCTTTAATGCACAAGAATTTACAGGCTTATTTAGATATTGCTTTAAAATATAAAATGCAAATAGAGCTTACTACGAGTGGATTTTATTTTGATGATAAAAACATTAATATGCTTTTAAATACAAAAAATATCCATCAAATAAATATTTCTTTAGGTGCATTTTTAGCTCAAAATAAAATAAGCCTTGATAGGTATTTTGAGAATATTTTAAAATTAATTTTTTTACACCAACAAGAACAAAAATCATTTTTTATCAACTTAAGACTTTGGAATTTAGACAAAAACTTTCAAGCACCTATGCAAAATCATATCATTTATGAGTTTTTACAAAAGTATTTTGGGGTAAAAATTCAAACTCGTAAGGAAAAAAATCGTTTAGCAAGATATATCATTTTGCACCAAGCAAGGCTTTTTAAATGGCCATCTTTAAAAGATAAAATCATTAGAGCTAATGGAACTTGCTATGCACTAAATAAACAAATTGCTATTTTAAGTGATGGAAATTTGGTGCCGTGTTGTTTAGATGTTAAAGCAGATATTAAACTTGGAAATTGTTTTGAGCAAGATTTTAAAACATTACTTCATTCTTCTTTGTATTTAGATTTAAAAGAAAATTTTAAACAAGGCATTTTAAAAGCTGAACTTTGCAAAAGATGTTCATTTTTACAAACTAAAAATTTTGACTAG
- a CDS encoding putative metalloprotease CJM1_0395 family protein, whose translation MQVSSNYNNSFYFQQNYHKDKEENKDFEFSTEKSQENTQTKDKEKKEEEKENTQKVNGKDLTEEQVRQVRELEKIDREVRAHEAAHQAAGGALAGAASYGYTRGPDNRMYAVEGEVPIRMQKGNTPEETIANAMQVIAAAMAPTDPSPQDYKVAANAMQMQNDARMEQAKLKAQELKEKNEENKEESNKNSDPKAIKAYTQSTTDNSLGNQYNKSI comes from the coding sequence ATGCAAGTTAGTTCTAACTATAATAACTCCTTTTACTTTCAACAAAATTACCACAAAGATAAAGAAGAAAATAAAGATTTTGAATTTTCAACCGAAAAATCACAAGAAAACACTCAAACAAAAGACAAAGAAAAAAAAGAAGAAGAGAAAGAAAATACTCAAAAAGTTAATGGTAAAGATTTAACCGAAGAACAAGTTAGACAAGTAAGAGAACTTGAAAAAATTGATAGAGAAGTAAGAGCCCATGAAGCAGCTCACCAAGCAGCAGGTGGAGCCTTAGCAGGAGCTGCTAGCTATGGTTATACTAGAGGACCTGATAATAGGATGTATGCAGTCGAAGGTGAAGTGCCAATTAGAATGCAAAAAGGCAATACTCCTGAAGAAACTATAGCTAATGCAATGCAAGTCATAGCTGCAGCAATGGCACCTACTGATCCTAGCCCACAAGATTATAAAGTTGCAGCAAATGCAATGCAAATGCAAAATGATGCTCGTATGGAGCAAGCTAAATTAAAAGCACAAGAATTAAAAGAAAAAAACGAAGAAAACAAAGAAGAGTCTAACAAAAATTCAGATCCAAAAGCCATCAAAGCTTACACTCAAAGCACTACAGATAATTCTTTAGGAAATCAATACAATAAAAGCATTTAG
- a CDS encoding sensor histidine kinase → MKNFNLTIFKILALYIITSGIFLSIFFSIFYQKEANYIRLSQLTSMYAHYNYILQNILEAKYNNTPLNDENLKSISKELNTNFALIANQNIIFSNLSFDSLTILKQLRKNNYFYTYNDKIFIDFFRAKDIDIDQDDARKSRHYFKFLKHQKIYIIIESDDLKSYQFQTKPSEYNNLNTMDFKNEIWKLKLQIIFYAIIGIILLTIIAYSLIRLVFKNIQDQFNALNDFIKDTTHEINTPLSVILASIKKFDDTNLTQANIKKLNHIKLASKNINHIYQNLIALNFYIQENNTKEKINLKELIEQRLEYFEALFSQKNLSIKTEFTKQYIYVNKDEMQILFDNLLNNAIKYSFNNKNIYITLKENFLSIEDEGQGMNEQILKQIFTRYKRFNSDQGGFGIGLNLVKQIADKNHFKIKVLSEENKGSKFIISW, encoded by the coding sequence ATGAAAAATTTTAATCTTACCATTTTTAAAATTCTAGCTCTTTATATCATCACTAGTGGGATATTTTTAAGTATTTTTTTTAGCATTTTTTATCAAAAAGAAGCAAACTACATCCGCTTAAGTCAGCTTACTTCTATGTATGCTCATTATAATTATATATTGCAAAATATCTTAGAAGCAAAATACAACAATACTCCATTAAATGATGAAAATTTAAAGTCTATATCTAAAGAATTAAACACCAATTTCGCACTCATTGCAAATCAAAATATCATTTTTAGTAATCTTTCTTTTGATAGCTTAACCATACTTAAGCAACTACGCAAAAACAATTATTTTTACACATATAATGATAAAATTTTTATTGATTTTTTCAGAGCTAAGGACATCGATATAGATCAAGATGATGCAAGAAAATCAAGGCATTATTTTAAATTTTTAAAACACCAAAAAATTTATATCATCATAGAATCAGATGATTTAAAATCCTATCAATTTCAAACCAAACCTAGTGAATATAACAATCTTAACACCATGGACTTTAAAAATGAAATTTGGAAGTTAAAATTACAAATTATATTTTATGCAATCATTGGCATTATTTTACTCACTATCATAGCTTATAGCCTAATACGACTTGTGTTTAAAAATATACAAGATCAATTTAATGCTTTAAATGATTTTATCAAAGACACAACACACGAAATCAACACTCCACTTAGTGTAATCTTAGCAAGTATAAAAAAATTTGATGATACTAATTTAACCCAAGCTAATATCAAAAAACTAAACCATATCAAACTTGCAAGTAAAAATATTAATCATATTTATCAAAATTTAATAGCTTTAAATTTTTATATACAAGAAAACAACACAAAAGAAAAAATCAATCTCAAAGAGCTAATAGAGCAAAGATTAGAGTATTTTGAAGCATTGTTTAGCCAAAAAAATCTATCTATCAAAACAGAATTTACAAAACAATACATCTATGTCAATAAAGACGAAATGCAAATTTTATTTGACAATCTTTTAAATAATGCCATAAAATATAGTTTTAATAATAAAAATATCTATATCACATTAAAAGAAAATTTTCTAAGTATAGAAGATGAAGGTCAGGGTATGAATGAACAAATTCTAAAACAAATTTTTACTAGATATAAAAGGTTTAATAGCGATCAAGGAGGATTTGGCATAGGATTAAATCTTGTAAAACAAATTGCTGATAAAAATCATTTTAAAATCAAAGTTTTAAGCGAAGAAAATAAAGGGAGTAAATTTATAATTTCATGGTAA
- a CDS encoding helix-turn-helix domain-containing protein: protein MLVFPKDLKNIGKNCLQTSLFTLCKYEKNHISKNQEVFFEDYTLVFIIKGHKKIYTHDNHVDIKENEVVFFTKNSFSIRDYLDDTMMYQSIIFSFKESVLIEFIHKYKEFIQKIITIKKSKSFFAIKTDILVKNAFLSLLIYIENKQKNNEILLKLKLEELFLSLLYSEDNDEFLAFIKEILNGFSLDLYKIFSYCKDEFESVAQMAKFSKMDIASFSRNFKQSFGISAKEWLDNKRFEKAKFLLEFSTKNVTQICLELGFNSPAWFIARYKKRYGITPKQEQKSKKLYFLS, encoded by the coding sequence ATGTTAGTTTTTCCAAAAGATTTAAAAAATATCGGCAAAAATTGTTTGCAAACTTCTTTATTTACATTATGCAAATATGAAAAAAATCATATTAGTAAAAATCAAGAAGTATTTTTTGAAGATTATACTTTAGTTTTTATTATAAAAGGTCATAAGAAAATTTACACTCATGATAATCATGTAGATATTAAAGAAAATGAAGTGGTATTTTTTACAAAAAATTCTTTTTCTATTAGAGATTATTTAGATGATACTATGATGTATCAGTCGATAATTTTTTCTTTTAAAGAAAGTGTTTTGATAGAATTTATTCATAAATATAAAGAATTTATACAAAAAATCATTACCATTAAAAAATCCAAAAGTTTTTTTGCTATCAAGACAGATATTTTGGTAAAAAATGCTTTTTTGTCTTTATTAATATATATTGAAAACAAACAGAAAAATAATGAAATTCTTTTGAAATTAAAATTAGAAGAGTTGTTTTTGTCTTTGCTATATAGTGAAGATAATGATGAATTTTTAGCATTTATAAAAGAAATTTTAAATGGTTTTAGTTTGGATTTGTATAAAATTTTTTCTTATTGCAAGGATGAATTTGAAAGCGTAGCTCAAATGGCCAAATTTAGTAAGATGGATATAGCAAGTTTTAGTCGAAATTTTAAACAAAGTTTTGGAATAAGTGCTAAAGAATGGCTTGATAATAAGCGTTTTGAAAAAGCTAAATTTTTACTTGAATTTTCTACAAAAAATGTAACTCAAATTTGTTTGGAGCTAGGATTTAATTCTCCAGCTTGGTTTATAGCAAGATATAAAAAAAGATATGGCATCACTCCAAAACAAGAGCAAAAATCAAAAAAATTATATTTTTTATCTTAA
- a CDS encoding aspartate ammonia-lyase, whose protein sequence is MGTRKEHDFIGELEISDEVYYGVQTFRALENFKMSGRVLKEYPFFVKAFAQVKKAAALANKELGTVPADRADYIVKACDRIIAGEFLDQFVVDMVQGGAGTSTNMNVNEVITNVALEMMGHKKGEYQYLHPNDNTNFGQSTNDAYPSSIKVAVHAKIGDLLEAMEVLKKELEIKAKEYKDILKIGRTELEDAVPTTLGNTFNAFVSYLKSDIEKITKARESMTYLNLGATAIGTGICCHPDYKNVVEKHLSAITGTTFKPAEDFIAATQDTADFVHVSGALKTAAVRLSKIANDLRLMNSGPRCGLGEINLPQMQPGSSIMPGKVNPVIPEVVGEACYEVIGNDVTITLCSERGEFELNAFEPGIAYALFNSLVLLENAMLTLANKAIKHLTANPEQCKETMFNSVSLVTALNPYIGYEKSASIAKEALTTGKKVGDICLERGYLSKEEIDKILTPENMLNPKL, encoded by the coding sequence ATGGGAACAAGAAAAGAACACGATTTTATCGGGGAGTTAGAAATTTCTGACGAAGTTTATTATGGAGTGCAAACTTTCAGAGCTTTGGAAAATTTCAAAATGAGTGGAAGAGTTTTAAAAGAATATCCATTTTTTGTAAAAGCTTTTGCTCAAGTTAAAAAAGCTGCAGCTTTAGCAAACAAAGAGCTAGGAACAGTTCCAGCTGATAGAGCTGATTATATAGTAAAAGCTTGCGATCGTATTATTGCAGGTGAATTTTTAGATCAGTTTGTTGTTGATATGGTTCAAGGTGGTGCAGGTACTAGCACTAATATGAATGTTAATGAGGTAATTACTAATGTTGCCCTTGAAATGATGGGTCACAAAAAAGGAGAATACCAATATCTTCATCCAAACGATAATACAAATTTTGGTCAATCAACAAACGATGCTTATCCAAGCTCTATCAAAGTAGCAGTTCATGCTAAAATAGGCGATTTATTAGAAGCTATGGAAGTTCTAAAAAAAGAATTAGAAATCAAAGCAAAAGAATATAAAGACATTCTAAAAATAGGAAGAACCGAACTTGAAGATGCTGTGCCAACTACTTTGGGCAATACCTTCAATGCTTTTGTTAGTTATTTAAAAAGCGATATAGAAAAAATCACAAAAGCAAGAGAGTCAATGACTTATTTAAATTTAGGTGCAACAGCTATTGGAACAGGAATTTGCTGCCATCCTGATTATAAAAATGTAGTTGAAAAACACTTAAGTGCTATCACAGGAACTACTTTTAAACCAGCTGAAGATTTTATAGCTGCTACTCAAGATACTGCTGATTTTGTTCATGTAAGTGGTGCTTTAAAAACAGCTGCAGTTAGACTTTCTAAAATCGCAAACGATTTAAGATTAATGAATTCAGGACCTAGATGTGGATTAGGCGAAATTAATCTACCACAAATGCAACCAGGAAGCTCAATCATGCCAGGTAAAGTAAATCCTGTTATCCCTGAAGTTGTAGGAGAAGCTTGCTATGAAGTTATAGGTAATGATGTTACCATTACTTTATGCTCAGAAAGAGGAGAATTTGAACTTAACGCATTTGAACCAGGCATTGCTTATGCATTATTTAATTCTTTAGTTTTACTAGAAAATGCTATGCTTACTTTAGCTAATAAAGCTATCAAGCACTTAACAGCAAATCCTGAACAATGCAAAGAAACTATGTTTAACTCGGTAAGTTTGGTAACTGCTTTAAATCCTTATATCGGTTATGAAAAATCAGCTTCTATTGCAAAAGAAGCTTTAACAACAGGTAAAAAAGTCGGTGATATCTGTTTAGAAAGAGGATATTTATCAAAAGAAGAAATTGATAAAATTTTAACCCCAGAAAATATGCTAAATCCAAAATTATAA